One genomic region from Bufo bufo chromosome 3, aBufBuf1.1, whole genome shotgun sequence encodes:
- the BLZF1 gene encoding golgin-45 has product MTTMLRAPPIRGTGDGMETAETLKSVEITASHTKTAHSPKIKSSPAPSISPGVLQLGKIQTEKAIEVEAVRLIIPKSAITHTVLTRQAKSQEVHGHSKAGVLNCVTEPWKQLSEMKSTLEKLKNSERRLLQDKEGLSNQLKVQTEVNRELKKLLVASVGDDLQYHFERIAREKNQLILENEALARNTAQLSEQLERMSIQCDVWRSKFLASRVMADELTNIRANLQRQNRETQSALQDLLSERDQYRQEMSLTQKVLEELLVSLQWGRQQTYYPIAQPYSTNELVAANLKLAVAVKSHLIGNTGSESPKHTSQTTEFCSTLAEKMAEMILKAQDPIACSETSPDISFSESSPCFLAAKKNIGRFHPYTRYENITFNCCNHCQGELIAL; this is encoded by the exons ATGACGA CAATGTTAAGGGCTCCGCCTATCCGTGGGACCGGGGATGGGATGGAGACAGCGGAGACTTTAAAATCTGTCGAAATTACAGCATCGCACACCAAGACGGCTCACAGCCCGAAAATAAAAAGTTCTCCAGCCCCATCCATAAGTCCCGGTGTTCTTCAGCTGGGTAAAATCCAGACAGAGAAAGCAATAGAGGTGGAAGCAGTCCGACTCATCATCCCTAAGTCGGCAATAACCCACACGGTCCTGACTAGGCAGGCTAAATCCCAGGAGGTCCATGGACATAGTAAAGCCGGAGTCCTGAACTGTGTAACTGAGCCATGGAAACAGCTCTCAGAAATGAAGAGCACTCTAGAAAAACTAAAGAATTCAGAGAGGAGGTTACTACAAGACAAGGAAGGTCTTTCCAACCAGCTGAAAGTCCAGACTGAG GTTAACAGAGAATTGAAGAAGTTACTGGTGGCCTCTGTTGGTGATGATTTACAGTACCATTTTGAGCGCATTGCTCGAGAAAAGAACCAACTCATTTTGGAGAATGAAGCGTTGGCACGGAATACAGCGCAGCTATCTGAGCAGCTGGAACGCATGTCAATTCAGTGTGACGTATGGAGAAGCAAGTTTCTTGCCAGCCG AGTTATGGCAGATGAGCTGACCAACATAAGGGCAAATCTTCAGAGGCAAAATAGAGAGACTCAAAGTGCGCTTCAAGATTTGTTAAGTGAAAGAGACCAATATCGGCAAGAAATGTCACTAACACAAAA AGTATTAGAAGAGCTTCTCGTCTCGCTGCAGTGGGGAAGACAGCAGACCTATTACCCCATTGCTCAGCCGTACTCTACCAATGAACTGGTGGCAGCAAATCTGAAGCTGGCGGTGGCTGTAAAGTCTCACCTTATTGGAAATACTGGATCAGAGAGCCCCAAACATACTTCGCAAACAACTGAATTTTGTAGTACTCTTGCAGAAAAAATGGCCGAAATG ATACTGAAGGCTCAGGATCCCATCGCATGTTCTGAGACGTCTCCAGATATTTCTTTCTCAGAGTCCTCACCTTGCTTCTTagcggcaaaaaaaaatattggacgATTTCACCCCTATACCAGATACGAGAACATCACCTTCAATTGCTGCAATCACTGCCAGGGAGAACTGATTGCTTTATAG